Proteins from a genomic interval of Heteronotia binoei isolate CCM8104 ecotype False Entrance Well chromosome 7, APGP_CSIRO_Hbin_v1, whole genome shotgun sequence:
- the NRBP2 gene encoding nuclear receptor-binding protein 2 isoform X2 — MPGLQNTFLAMDTEEGVEVVWNELHFADLQAFKAHEEKVKTMFEQLVEVDHPNIVKVHKYWLVMKDVMAQVIFITEYVSSGSLKQFLKKTKKNHKAMNVRAWKRWCTQILSALSYLHACEPPIIHGNLTSDTIFIQHNGLIKIGSVWHRIFAEAIPADLRSSLRAGQEEQQNLHFFPPEYGRAADGTAVDIFSFGMCALEMAVLEIQSNGDACVSEEAIERARHSLDDPNMREFILSCLLLDPAQRPSAHSLLFHRVLFEVHSLKLLAAHCFINHQYLMPENVVEGTTKSLDLNMVMAEMKRRGRPPVQWRNGIYPLMNFATTRPHTLPRSASQGPEDPQKASTPTPEPFDVETRKVVQVQGSMEWSEEKGQWHLTLLLVLEDKLHRQLSYDLLPTDHPGDLAAQLVHYGFIHLDDREKLAAFLESAFHRHQPAPS, encoded by the exons ATGCCCGGCCTGCAGAACACCTTCCTGGCCATGGACACTGAGGAAGGGGTGGAGGTGGTCTGGAACGAGCTGCACTTTGCTGACCTGCAGGCCTTCAAGGCTCACGAG GAGAAGGTGAAGACCATGTTTGAGCAGTTGGTGGAAGTTGACCACCCCAACATCGTGAAGGTGCACAAGTACTGGCTGGTGATGAAGGACGTCATGGCCcag GTGATCTTCATCACGGAGTAcgtctcctcaggcagcctgaaGCAGTTCCTGAAGAAGACCAAGAAGAACCACAAAGCCATGAACGTTCGG GCCTGGAAGCGCTGGTGCACACAGATCCTCTCGGCCCTCAG CTACCTGCATGCCTGTGAGCCTCCCATCATCCACGGTAACCTCACCAGCGACACGATCTTCATCCAGCACAATGGGCTCATCAAAATCGGGTCAG TTTGGCACAGAATCTTTGCAGAGG CCATCCCAGCGGACCTCCGCAGCTCGCTCCGTGCTGGCCAAGAGGAGCAACAGAACCTGCACTTCTTCCCCCCGGAGTACGGCC GTGCAGCTGATGGGACAGCCGTGGACATCTTCTCCTTCGGGATGTGTGCCCTGGAG atggctGTGCTGGAGATCCAGTCCAATGGGGACGCCTGCGTGTCGGAGGAGGCCATCGAGCGGGCCAGGCACTCCCTGGATGACCCCAACATGCGG GAGTTCATCCTGAGCTGCCTCCTGCTGGACCCTGCCCAGCGCCCTTCGGCCCACAGCCTGCTCTTCCACCGCGTCCTCTTTGAGGTCCACTCTCTGAAACTGCTGGCCGCCCACTGCTTCATCAACCACCAGT ACCTCATGCCTGAGAACGTGGTGGAGGGGACGACCAAGAGCCTGGACCTCAACATGGTGATGGCGGAGATGAAGCGCCGAGGCCGCCCTCCCGTGCAGTGGAG GAACGGCATCTATCCCTTGATGAACTTTGCCACCACACGGCCCCACACCCTCCCGCGGTCAGCCTCCCAAGGCCCCGAGGACCCCCAGAAAGCCTCAACCCCCACCCCAGAGCCCTTCGATGTGGAGACCAGGAAG GTGGTGCAGGTGCAGGGCAGCATGGAGTGGAGCGAGGAGAAGGGCCAGTGGCAc cTCACTCTCCTGCTGGTTCTCGAGGACAAGCTCCACCGACAGCTCAGCTATGACCTGCTGCCAA CTGACCATCCCGGGGACCTGGCCGCCCAGTTGGTGCATTACGGATTCATCCACCTG GATGACCGTGAGAAGCTGGCCGCCTTCCTGGAGAGTGCCTTCCATCGGCATCAGCCAGCTCCCTCCTGA
- the NRBP2 gene encoding nuclear receptor-binding protein 2 isoform X1 yields the protein MPGLQNTFLAMDTEEGVEVVWNELHFADLQAFKAHEEKVKTMFEQLVEVDHPNIVKVHKYWLVMKDVMAQVIFITEYVSSGSLKQFLKKTKKNHKAMNVRAWKRWCTQILSALSYLHACEPPIIHGNLTSDTIFIQHNGLIKIGSVWHRIFAEAIPADLRSSLRAGQEEQQNLHFFPPEYGRAADGTAVDIFSFGMCALEMAVLEIQSNGDACVSEEAIERARHSLDDPNMREFILSCLLLDPAQRPSAHSLLFHRVLFEVHSLKLLAAHCFINHQYLMPENVVEGTTKSLDLNMVMAEMKRRGRPPVQWRYSEVSFLELDKFLEDVRNGIYPLMNFATTRPHTLPRSASQGPEDPQKASTPTPEPFDVETRKVVQVQGSMEWSEEKGQWHLTLLLVLEDKLHRQLSYDLLPTDHPGDLAAQLVHYGFIHLDDREKLAAFLESAFHRHQPAPS from the exons ATGCCCGGCCTGCAGAACACCTTCCTGGCCATGGACACTGAGGAAGGGGTGGAGGTGGTCTGGAACGAGCTGCACTTTGCTGACCTGCAGGCCTTCAAGGCTCACGAG GAGAAGGTGAAGACCATGTTTGAGCAGTTGGTGGAAGTTGACCACCCCAACATCGTGAAGGTGCACAAGTACTGGCTGGTGATGAAGGACGTCATGGCCcag GTGATCTTCATCACGGAGTAcgtctcctcaggcagcctgaaGCAGTTCCTGAAGAAGACCAAGAAGAACCACAAAGCCATGAACGTTCGG GCCTGGAAGCGCTGGTGCACACAGATCCTCTCGGCCCTCAG CTACCTGCATGCCTGTGAGCCTCCCATCATCCACGGTAACCTCACCAGCGACACGATCTTCATCCAGCACAATGGGCTCATCAAAATCGGGTCAG TTTGGCACAGAATCTTTGCAGAGG CCATCCCAGCGGACCTCCGCAGCTCGCTCCGTGCTGGCCAAGAGGAGCAACAGAACCTGCACTTCTTCCCCCCGGAGTACGGCC GTGCAGCTGATGGGACAGCCGTGGACATCTTCTCCTTCGGGATGTGTGCCCTGGAG atggctGTGCTGGAGATCCAGTCCAATGGGGACGCCTGCGTGTCGGAGGAGGCCATCGAGCGGGCCAGGCACTCCCTGGATGACCCCAACATGCGG GAGTTCATCCTGAGCTGCCTCCTGCTGGACCCTGCCCAGCGCCCTTCGGCCCACAGCCTGCTCTTCCACCGCGTCCTCTTTGAGGTCCACTCTCTGAAACTGCTGGCCGCCCACTGCTTCATCAACCACCAGT ACCTCATGCCTGAGAACGTGGTGGAGGGGACGACCAAGAGCCTGGACCTCAACATGGTGATGGCGGAGATGAAGCGCCGAGGCCGCCCTCCCGTGCAGTGGAG gTACTCAGAAGTTTCTTTCCTGGAGCTGGACAAGTTCTTGGAGGATGTGAG GAACGGCATCTATCCCTTGATGAACTTTGCCACCACACGGCCCCACACCCTCCCGCGGTCAGCCTCCCAAGGCCCCGAGGACCCCCAGAAAGCCTCAACCCCCACCCCAGAGCCCTTCGATGTGGAGACCAGGAAG GTGGTGCAGGTGCAGGGCAGCATGGAGTGGAGCGAGGAGAAGGGCCAGTGGCAc cTCACTCTCCTGCTGGTTCTCGAGGACAAGCTCCACCGACAGCTCAGCTATGACCTGCTGCCAA CTGACCATCCCGGGGACCTGGCCGCCCAGTTGGTGCATTACGGATTCATCCACCTG GATGACCGTGAGAAGCTGGCCGCCTTCCTGGAGAGTGCCTTCCATCGGCATCAGCCAGCTCCCTCCTGA